From one Formosa sediminum genomic stretch:
- a CDS encoding universal stress protein — translation MGPIIVATNFSKLSDNAELYAAALAKHFNVKLILFNAFQIPLHASNTLLSATSINNLMQNNVDRLEITAKSLNKEFGIEVDYDCRFAQLEFNIEDVMYANEASLLVIGMSPKSLEQNLIGNPTTTLISMKKFPVLAIPIHAKFKGMKKILFACDLMEDVPLKTLAKLRQISTKLKSEVTVFYVDKMIDELKFNTSTLGNIDKQLAKVDYVYKNVKSDAVIEEIEKEIKTFHSDLLVMIPREYGFWESLIHKSKTRVMASGLNIPLLSIPVK, via the coding sequence ATGGGACCAATAATTGTAGCTACAAATTTCTCCAAATTATCTGACAATGCAGAATTGTATGCAGCAGCATTAGCTAAGCATTTTAATGTTAAACTTATTCTTTTTAATGCCTTTCAAATTCCGCTACACGCATCTAACACTTTGCTATCTGCTACATCTATTAATAACTTGATGCAAAATAATGTGGATCGGTTAGAAATTACAGCAAAAAGTTTAAATAAAGAATTTGGTATAGAGGTAGATTACGATTGTAGATTTGCACAATTAGAGTTTAATATCGAAGATGTTATGTATGCTAACGAAGCGTCATTGTTAGTTATAGGTATGTCTCCAAAATCTTTAGAGCAAAACCTAATAGGAAATCCCACCACAACTTTAATAAGTATGAAAAAATTTCCCGTGTTGGCCATTCCAATTCATGCAAAATTTAAAGGGATGAAGAAAATTCTTTTTGCGTGCGATTTAATGGAAGATGTACCTCTAAAAACCTTAGCGAAACTGCGCCAAATTTCAACAAAATTGAAATCTGAAGTCACTGTGTTTTATGTAGATAAAATGATAGACGAATTAAAATTTAATACATCTACACTCGGAAATATTGATAAGCAATTAGCGAAAGTAGACTATGTTTATAAAAATGTTAAATCTGATGCTGTTATTGAAGAAATTGAAAAAGAAATAAAAACATTTCATTCTGACTTATTAGTAATGATACCTCGTGAATATGGATTTTGGGAATCTTTAATTCATAAAAGTAAAACACGAGTTATGGCTTCGGGTTTAAATATTCCTTTATTATCAATTCCGGTAAAATAA
- the secDF gene encoding protein translocase subunit SecDF, whose product MQNKGLVKLFAVLFGLVSIYQLSFTFKANSIDDAAKAYANGDSVKEAQYLDSLSTEKVFDLGIADYTYSEVKDKAMNLGLDLKGGINVILQVSVKDILKGLANHTSDPAFNKALDDASELQKNSQNTYLEDFYIAFDKIKGDTKLASPDIFANRALSEEITFDMTDDQVKPIISKKIDESITSAFEVLRKRIDEFGVTSPNIQRLGESGRILVELPGVKDVERAKKLLQSTAQLEFWDVYKGETFIPFIIQANNVLKEELASKTETTEEATTETSETDSQIDDLLGEAVTDSTKVDENPLLDLIVGQGYQGGPIVAQFDVKDKQTVLDYLNRPDIRALLPAEQRYVKFAFGMPEQNSTAVGLYALIGNRENVPPMSGAVVTNATQQYDQLGKPAVSMQMNAKGAKVWEEMTGKAYAQQSQIAIVLDNIVYSAPGVTTGAISGGNSEISGNFTLNEAVDLANVLRAGKLPASADIIQSEVVGPSLGQEAIDSGEISFVIALVLVLVWMLFYYGKAGGFADIAMALNILLIFGVLSGLGAVLTLPGIAGIVLTIGMSVDANVLIFERIREEISNGKGQREAIQDGFSNALSSILDANITTGLTALILFVFGTGPIKGFATTLLIGIVTSLFTAIFITRLIIDWYINRGGNLDFSTAITKKLFRNINIEFLKKRKIAYIISGTLIVVSLGSLFTNGLDQGVDFVGGRNYQVRFNESITPSELLPALNDAFGSADAKTFGSSNQVKITTKYKVNETSAEVDEQIRKDLYTALESHLTGISYADFISDNQHKTVGLMKSYKVSPTIADDIKKESFWAVLGSLIVVFLYILFRFKKWQYSLGAVSAVFHDVIIVLGVFSLTYKFMPFNMEIDQAFIAAILTVIGYSLNDTVVVFDRIREYFHEHTGWGLNKVVNVSLSSTLSRTLNTSLTTLVVLLAIFAFGGDSIRGFMFALIVGVVVGTYSSLFIATPIMFDTLANSEKKRKLKEGDDITA is encoded by the coding sequence ATGCAGAATAAAGGATTAGTAAAGTTGTTTGCAGTCTTATTCGGTTTGGTAAGTATTTACCAATTATCGTTTACATTTAAAGCAAACAGTATAGACGACGCTGCTAAAGCGTACGCAAACGGAGACTCAGTAAAAGAGGCTCAGTATTTAGATTCATTGTCAACCGAAAAAGTATTCGACTTAGGAATTGCAGATTACACTTATAGCGAAGTGAAAGACAAGGCTATGAATCTTGGACTTGACCTTAAAGGAGGGATTAACGTTATCCTTCAAGTATCTGTAAAAGATATCTTAAAAGGATTAGCAAACCATACAAGCGATCCAGCGTTTAACAAAGCGTTAGATGATGCTTCAGAACTTCAAAAAAACAGTCAGAATACTTATTTAGAAGATTTCTATATTGCTTTTGATAAAATTAAAGGAGATACAAAATTAGCTTCTCCAGATATTTTTGCAAACAGAGCATTAAGTGAAGAAATCACGTTTGATATGACTGATGATCAAGTGAAGCCTATAATCAGTAAGAAAATAGACGAATCTATCACTTCAGCATTTGAAGTATTACGTAAGCGTATTGATGAATTTGGTGTAACTTCTCCAAACATTCAACGTTTAGGGGAGTCTGGACGTATATTAGTAGAACTTCCAGGTGTTAAAGATGTAGAGCGTGCAAAAAAATTATTACAAAGTACTGCGCAATTAGAATTTTGGGATGTGTATAAAGGAGAAACATTTATTCCTTTTATTATTCAGGCAAACAATGTACTAAAAGAAGAATTAGCGTCTAAAACTGAAACTACTGAAGAAGCTACAACAGAAACATCTGAAACAGATTCACAAATTGATGATTTATTAGGGGAAGCAGTTACAGATTCTACAAAAGTAGATGAAAACCCGTTATTAGATTTAATTGTTGGTCAAGGATACCAAGGTGGTCCAATCGTAGCTCAGTTTGATGTTAAAGATAAACAAACTGTTTTAGATTACTTAAACAGACCAGACATTAGAGCATTACTTCCTGCAGAGCAACGTTACGTTAAATTTGCTTTTGGAATGCCAGAACAAAACAGTACAGCTGTTGGTCTTTATGCTTTAATCGGAAATAGAGAAAATGTTCCTCCAATGAGTGGTGCTGTAGTAACAAATGCAACACAACAATACGATCAATTAGGAAAACCTGCTGTTTCTATGCAAATGAATGCAAAAGGAGCTAAAGTATGGGAAGAAATGACTGGTAAAGCTTATGCGCAACAAAGTCAAATTGCTATTGTTTTAGATAATATTGTATACTCTGCACCAGGAGTTACAACAGGTGCTATTTCAGGTGGGAATTCAGAAATTTCAGGAAACTTTACTTTAAATGAAGCAGTCGATTTAGCAAATGTTTTACGTGCAGGAAAATTACCAGCTTCAGCAGATATTATTCAAAGTGAAGTAGTAGGACCATCTTTAGGTCAAGAAGCTATCGATAGCGGAGAAATTTCTTTTGTTATTGCTTTGGTATTAGTATTAGTATGGATGTTGTTTTACTATGGTAAAGCAGGTGGATTTGCAGATATTGCAATGGCTTTAAATATTTTATTAATATTTGGTGTACTATCAGGATTAGGAGCGGTATTAACATTGCCTGGTATTGCCGGTATTGTTTTAACTATAGGGATGTCTGTAGATGCGAACGTATTGATTTTTGAACGTATTCGAGAAGAAATCTCTAATGGTAAAGGACAAAGAGAAGCTATACAAGACGGATTTAGTAATGCATTATCGTCTATTTTAGATGCTAACATTACAACAGGTTTAACAGCTTTAATTTTATTTGTTTTTGGTACAGGACCTATTAAAGGTTTTGCTACGACTTTATTAATTGGTATTGTAACGTCTTTATTTACGGCAATTTTTATAACTAGATTAATAATTGACTGGTACATTAACCGTGGTGGAAATTTAGATTTTTCAACAGCGATTACTAAAAAACTATTCAGAAATATTAATATCGAATTCTTGAAAAAACGTAAAATAGCTTACATTATTTCAGGAACTTTAATTGTTGTTAGTTTAGGATCTTTATTTACAAATGGATTAGACCAAGGTGTAGATTTTGTTGGAGGTAGAAATTACCAAGTGCGTTTTAATGAATCTATTACACCTTCAGAATTGTTACCTGCATTAAACGATGCTTTTGGAAGTGCTGATGCTAAAACATTTGGTAGCTCTAATCAAGTAAAAATTACGACTAAATATAAAGTAAACGAAACAAGTGCTGAAGTTGATGAGCAAATCAGAAAAGATTTATACACCGCTTTAGAATCACACTTAACAGGAATTTCTTACGCAGACTTTATTAGTGATAACCAACACAAAACTGTTGGTTTAATGAAATCTTATAAAGTAAGTCCAACCATTGCAGATGATATTAAAAAAGAATCATTCTGGGCGGTATTAGGGTCTTTAATTGTGGTATTCTTATATATCTTATTCCGTTTTAAAAAGTGGCAATATTCATTAGGTGCAGTATCTGCTGTGTTCCATGATGTTATTATTGTATTAGGAGTTTTCTCTTTAACATATAAGTTTATGCCTTTTAATATGGAAATAGATCAAGCATTTATTGCAGCAATCTTAACTGTAATTGGTTACTCTTTAAACGACACCGTGGTTGTATTTGATAGAATTCGTGAGTATTTCCATGAACATACAGGATGGGGCTTAAATAAAGTGGTAAATGTATCGTTAAGCAGTACGCTTAGTAGAACATTAAATACGTCACTTACAACTTTAGTTGTATTATTAGCAATCTTTGCTTTTGGTGGCGATTCCATACGTGGGTTTATGTTTGCATTAATTGTTGGAGTTGTAGTAGGTACATATTCATCATTATTTATTGCTACACCTATCATGTTCGATACGTTAGCTAATTCTGAAAAGAAAAGAAAATTAAAAGAAGGAGACGATATTACTGCATAA
- the nirB gene encoding nitrite reductase large subunit NirB, which translates to MKKVIVVGNGMVGYKFCEKFVAKEGSEAYKITVFGEEPRPAYDRVHLSEFFESQDAKALEMAPRSWYEEHNIELITDVRITDIHRDKKTVTSVNDEAYSYDYLVLATGSSAFVPPIKGVEKEGVFVYRTIEDLEGMLAYAAKLKAKKPNAKAAVLGGGLLGLEAGKAVMDMGLEPHIVEFAPKLMPRQLDSRSSQVLQLKLESIGLNIHLSKATNQILGDEGYITGLEFGEDDKLDVEMLIISAGIRPRDELGKTCDLEMGVRGGIVVDNKMQTSDPNIFAIGEVALYNQMIYGLVAPGYDMAEIAASQILGQVEVLMPDEIDMSTKLKLIGVDVASFGEPFMPASKGHSVIFENKTQHLYKRINVSLDGKSLLGGILVGDASDYNMLHQVYLNGMAIPEDAAQLILPATEGGAFGSALDLPDEAQICSCENVSKGQICGAIKDGSCQDLAGVISATKASTSCGGCKPMVTDLVNETLKSLGKTVKNVICEHFDYSRQELYGIIKVKKLTSFNEVLDACGTGHGCETCKPVVSSIFASLYNVTPNKEDVTQDTNDKFLANIQRNGTYSVVPRIAGGEITPEGLIVLGQIGAKYNLYTKITGGARIDFFGAQLNDLPAIWKELIDAGFESGHAYGKSLRTVKSCVGSTWCRYGLDESVSFAIALENRYKGLRSPHKIKGGVSGCIRECAEARGKDFGVIAVEGGWNLYVGGNGGATPRHAELLAEKIDNETVIKYIDRYLMYYIQTAAPLMRTAAWLDKLEGGIEQLKKIVIDDSLNIAEELEKDMQFLVDAYECEWKQAIENEDMKKRFSHFVNSEDRDDNLVFVPLREQKMPKHWEKETKAAVI; encoded by the coding sequence ATGAAAAAAGTAATAGTTGTAGGAAACGGCATGGTTGGGTATAAGTTTTGTGAAAAATTTGTAGCCAAAGAAGGAAGTGAGGCTTATAAAATAACTGTTTTTGGCGAAGAGCCAAGACCTGCATACGATCGTGTTCATTTAAGTGAATTTTTCGAGAGCCAAGATGCTAAAGCCTTAGAAATGGCGCCTAGGTCTTGGTACGAAGAACATAATATAGAGTTAATTACAGATGTTCGTATTACAGATATTCATAGAGATAAAAAAACAGTAACCAGCGTTAATGATGAAGCATACAGTTATGATTACTTAGTATTGGCAACGGGGTCTTCTGCATTTGTACCGCCTATTAAAGGTGTAGAAAAAGAAGGGGTTTTTGTTTATAGAACCATTGAAGATTTAGAAGGTATGCTTGCCTATGCAGCTAAGTTAAAGGCTAAAAAACCTAATGCTAAAGCTGCTGTTCTTGGTGGCGGATTGTTAGGTTTAGAGGCCGGTAAAGCAGTAATGGACATGGGTTTGGAACCTCATATTGTAGAATTTGCTCCTAAACTTATGCCAAGACAATTAGATTCTAGAAGTAGTCAAGTGTTACAATTGAAATTGGAATCAATTGGATTGAATATTCATTTAAGTAAAGCTACAAATCAAATTCTTGGAGACGAAGGCTATATCACCGGATTGGAGTTTGGTGAAGATGATAAACTGGATGTAGAAATGTTAATCATTTCTGCAGGTATACGTCCGCGTGACGAACTTGGAAAAACTTGTGATTTAGAAATGGGAGTTCGTGGCGGAATTGTAGTAGATAATAAAATGCAAACGTCAGATCCTAATATTTTTGCAATAGGAGAAGTGGCCTTATATAACCAAATGATTTATGGATTAGTCGCTCCTGGTTACGATATGGCCGAAATTGCGGCGAGTCAAATTTTGGGGCAAGTAGAAGTCTTAATGCCTGACGAAATAGATATGTCTACCAAACTAAAATTAATTGGTGTAGATGTGGCTAGTTTTGGAGAGCCTTTTATGCCAGCTTCTAAAGGGCATTCGGTTATTTTCGAAAACAAAACACAGCATTTATATAAGCGTATTAACGTAAGTTTAGATGGTAAAAGCTTATTGGGAGGAATCTTGGTTGGCGATGCTTCAGATTATAATATGTTGCATCAAGTGTATTTAAACGGTATGGCCATTCCCGAAGATGCGGCGCAACTTATTTTACCAGCTACTGAAGGCGGGGCTTTTGGTAGTGCATTAGATTTGCCAGATGAGGCTCAAATATGTTCTTGCGAGAATGTGAGTAAAGGTCAGATTTGTGGTGCGATTAAAGATGGTTCTTGTCAAGATTTAGCAGGAGTAATCTCAGCAACAAAAGCGAGTACAAGCTGCGGTGGATGTAAACCTATGGTTACCGATTTAGTAAACGAAACCCTTAAATCTTTAGGTAAAACCGTTAAAAATGTAATTTGTGAGCATTTTGATTACAGCCGCCAAGAATTATATGGTATTATAAAAGTAAAAAAACTAACAAGCTTTAACGAGGTTTTAGATGCTTGTGGTACGGGGCATGGTTGCGAAACTTGTAAGCCTGTGGTATCTTCAATTTTTGCAAGTTTATATAATGTTACACCAAATAAAGAAGATGTTACTCAAGATACCAACGATAAATTCTTAGCCAACATTCAGCGTAACGGAACGTATTCTGTAGTGCCAAGAATTGCCGGAGGAGAAATTACGCCTGAAGGATTAATTGTCTTAGGGCAAATAGGTGCTAAATATAATTTATATACCAAAATTACGGGAGGTGCTCGTATAGATTTCTTCGGAGCGCAACTAAACGACTTACCTGCCATTTGGAAAGAATTAATTGATGCTGGTTTTGAAAGCGGACATGCCTATGGTAAATCGTTACGAACGGTAAAAAGTTGTGTGGGGTCTACCTGGTGTCGTTATGGTTTAGATGAAAGTGTCTCTTTTGCAATTGCTTTAGAAAATAGATACAAAGGGTTGCGTTCTCCTCATAAAATTAAAGGCGGTGTGTCTGGATGTATTCGAGAATGTGCAGAGGCTAGAGGAAAAGACTTCGGAGTTATAGCAGTAGAAGGTGGCTGGAACTTATATGTTGGCGGAAACGGTGGCGCTACACCTAGACATGCCGAATTACTTGCAGAAAAAATAGATAACGAAACAGTTATTAAATACATAGATCGCTATTTAATGTACTATATACAAACTGCTGCACCGTTAATGCGTACAGCAGCATGGTTAGATAAGTTAGAAGGCGGTATTGAGCAACTAAAAAAAATAGTGATTGACGACAGTTTAAATATAGCTGAAGAGTTAGAAAAAGATATGCAATTTCTAGTAGATGCTTACGAATGTGAGTGGAAGCAAGCTATAGAAAATGAAGATATGAAAAAACGTTTCAGTCATTTTGTAAATTCAGAAGATCGCGATGATAACTTAGTTTTTGTACCGCTTAGAGAGCAAAAAATGCCGAAACATTGGGAAAAAGAAACGAAAGCAGCAGTCATATAA
- the nirD gene encoding nitrite reductase small subunit NirD, giving the protein MEQLASKYKTVKESDVKIWFKAAPVEAFPKDGGACVKYKDLQIAVFNFSRLNTWYACQNLSPEKKEMVLSRGMLGDYKGIPKIACPLHKKTFSLETGENLNGDLDPIAIYPVKIENNVVYIGFSE; this is encoded by the coding sequence ATGGAACAATTAGCATCAAAATATAAAACAGTTAAAGAAAGTGACGTTAAAATTTGGTTTAAAGCAGCTCCTGTAGAAGCTTTTCCAAAAGATGGTGGCGCTTGTGTAAAATATAAAGATTTACAAATAGCAGTATTTAATTTTTCAAGACTTAATACATGGTATGCCTGTCAAAATTTATCACCAGAAAAAAAAGAAATGGTATTGTCTAGAGGAATGTTAGGAGATTATAAAGGCATACCAAAGATTGCGTGTCCATTACATAAAAAAACTTTTTCATTAGAAACCGGCGAAAACCTAAATGGCGATCTAGACCCTATTGCAATTTATCCTGTAAAAATAGAAAACAACGTTGTGTATATCGGATTTTCTGAATAG
- a CDS encoding DUF4202 domain-containing protein, whose protein sequence is MSTKFEQAIALIDEKNAQDLNREIDNGKSVPKELLYSQRMTACLLDYMPTASEALQIAVRAQHICRWEIPRKAYPMTKAGYMNWRNDLKKMHASLTAEILESVGYDDDFIARVKFIISKKALKKDPDSQTLEDVVCLVFLQYYFEDFAKKHEIDRLIDIVQKTWRKMSDAGHKKAMTIPFSESILNLIKEALA, encoded by the coding sequence GTGAGTACAAAATTTGAACAGGCTATAGCATTAATTGATGAAAAAAATGCTCAAGACTTAAATCGTGAAATTGATAATGGTAAATCTGTCCCTAAAGAATTGTTGTACTCTCAGCGTATGACAGCTTGTTTGTTAGATTATATGCCTACAGCTTCCGAAGCTTTACAAATAGCTGTTCGAGCTCAACATATTTGTCGTTGGGAGATTCCTAGAAAGGCATATCCTATGACTAAAGCGGGATACATGAATTGGCGCAACGATCTTAAAAAAATGCACGCCAGTTTAACTGCAGAGATTTTAGAATCGGTTGGTTATGATGACGATTTTATAGCACGCGTTAAATTTATTATTAGTAAAAAAGCACTTAAAAAAGATCCAGATTCGCAGACTTTAGAAGATGTGGTTTGTTTAGTGTTTCTTCAGTATTATTTTGAAGATTTTGCAAAAAAACATGAAATCGATAGGTTGATAGATATAGTTCAAAAAACTTGGCGAAAAATGTCTGATGCAGGACATAAAAAAGCAATGACTATACCATTTTCAGAATCTATTTTAAATCTTATAAAAGAAGCATTAGCTTAA
- a CDS encoding ATP-binding protein: MNDLSSTLDNSTFNRLRRLYIIALGAIACSVFISQLIVRNFLQDQQDDSTVINVAGRQRMLSQKLSKEVLLIANTTDISKRLLLKDTLNKTIKRWKTAHIALQQGSDSLKVSGTNSDKIIEMFSRLEVKFLAMYQASQSIISKIEQNPTIDQAFLEPDVKQVTANEYQFLTIMDTIVNQYDVEANEKVNLLRNWELFLMVFTLLLLFLEFLFIFKPTAKMVKETITRLLHSEQKAIKAAYEADELREENEKSVKELRVLNQAMDKALLFARVTPEGAILHIGEKFSKLFEHSKFNININFSELITTEKKGQQYIDHILKTYYKSGWQGEIKATKTTGELLWLEMYIIPIYSKIEKSEILIIASDITEKKEAQLEVESLTKLSYEEKMNQQKIISSKIIENQEQEQNRIAKDIHDGIGQMLTGLKYNLESVNLNDLEKATTKIELLKNLTADIIQGVRAATFNLTPPELSDYGIVPALAKLTQELAKLTGKTIEIYNRKNFNKRLDSLVEINIYRITQEAINNAIKYADSTYILVSIFHTDTMLSITIDDDGKGFDVNRPKNIKTGVGGMGMTFMNERINYINGRLFLNSSPETGTRITLNIPI; this comes from the coding sequence ATGAATGACTTAAGTAGTACGTTAGATAATAGTACATTTAATAGGCTACGTCGTTTATATATTATTGCATTAGGAGCAATTGCATGCTCCGTTTTTATAAGTCAGCTTATTGTACGCAATTTTTTGCAAGATCAGCAGGACGACTCTACTGTTATTAATGTTGCCGGTCGTCAACGTATGCTTAGTCAGAAATTAAGCAAAGAAGTGCTATTAATAGCTAATACTACAGATATTTCTAAACGTTTATTACTAAAAGACACTTTAAATAAAACCATTAAGCGATGGAAAACGGCGCATATAGCTTTACAACAGGGCAGTGATAGCTTAAAAGTCTCTGGTACAAACAGCGATAAAATTATTGAAATGTTTTCCCGATTGGAGGTCAAGTTTTTGGCTATGTATCAAGCGTCTCAGAGCATTATTTCAAAAATAGAACAAAATCCCACAATAGATCAAGCTTTTCTTGAACCTGATGTAAAACAAGTTACTGCTAACGAATATCAATTTTTAACAATTATGGATACGATTGTTAATCAATATGATGTAGAAGCTAATGAAAAGGTAAATCTATTACGCAATTGGGAGTTGTTTTTAATGGTATTTACACTATTATTATTATTTCTTGAATTTTTATTCATTTTCAAACCTACTGCTAAAATGGTTAAAGAGACCATTACAAGGTTATTGCATTCTGAACAAAAAGCTATTAAAGCAGCTTATGAAGCCGATGAGTTAAGAGAAGAAAATGAAAAATCTGTTAAAGAACTCCGAGTACTAAATCAAGCTATGGATAAAGCCTTGTTGTTTGCAAGAGTAACACCAGAAGGCGCAATTTTACATATAGGAGAAAAATTTTCTAAACTTTTTGAACACTCTAAGTTTAATATTAATATAAATTTTTCTGAGTTAATTACTACCGAAAAAAAAGGACAACAGTATATTGATCACATTTTAAAAACCTATTATAAATCGGGATGGCAAGGCGAAATTAAAGCAACTAAAACCACGGGAGAATTGCTTTGGTTAGAAATGTATATCATTCCAATTTATTCTAAAATTGAAAAATCTGAAATTCTAATTATCGCTTCAGATATTACTGAAAAAAAAGAAGCGCAATTAGAAGTCGAATCGTTAACAAAATTGAGTTACGAAGAGAAGATGAATCAACAGAAAATTATTTCTAGTAAAATTATAGAAAACCAGGAGCAAGAACAAAATCGAATTGCCAAAGATATACACGATGGGATTGGCCAAATGTTAACGGGTTTAAAATATAATTTAGAAAGCGTAAATCTAAATGATTTAGAAAAGGCGACTACCAAAATAGAATTGCTCAAAAATTTAACCGCCGATATTATTCAAGGTGTTCGTGCAGCTACTTTTAATTTAACACCTCCAGAATTGAGCGATTATGGTATTGTGCCAGCACTCGCAAAACTTACACAAGAACTTGCAAAACTTACAGGTAAAACTATAGAAATTTATAACCGTAAAAATTTTAATAAACGTTTAGATTCTTTAGTAGAAATTAATATCTATCGCATCACTCAAGAAGCAATTAATAATGCCATAAAATATGCCGATTCTACATATATTTTAGTTTCTATTTTTCATACAGACACTATGTTAAGTATTACGATTGATGATGATGGTAAAGGATTTGATGTCAATCGTCCTAAAAATATTAAAACTGGAGTAGGAGGTATGGGAATGACGTTTATGAATGAAAGAATTAATTATATTAACGGTAGGCTGTTTTTAAATTCATCTCCAGAAACAGGTACCCGAATTACATTAAATATCCCAATTTAA
- a CDS encoding response regulator transcription factor: MINVILADDHILVRDGIKSLLEDQEGVHVIAEASNGKEALEIVALKRPDVLIVDIRMPEMNGIEVVAELKKNNIAIKTLVLSMHDSEEYVLNAINAGADGYLLKGSSKEEFMKALHMIASGGKYFTGDISSIIVNSMMNNGGHLSQAQEVPEPTFKLTKREKQILGLVLDGKSNKEIAEDLDVSKRTAEVHRFNLMKKLEVKNLIELTKVASKYKLV; the protein is encoded by the coding sequence ATGATAAATGTAATATTGGCGGACGATCATATTTTGGTTCGTGATGGAATTAAATCTTTATTAGAAGATCAAGAAGGTGTACATGTTATAGCAGAAGCATCTAATGGGAAAGAAGCTTTAGAGATTGTAGCTTTAAAACGCCCTGATGTCCTCATTGTAGATATTCGAATGCCTGAAATGAATGGGATAGAAGTGGTCGCCGAATTAAAAAAAAATAATATAGCTATAAAAACTTTAGTGCTTTCCATGCACGATTCTGAGGAGTATGTATTAAACGCAATAAACGCAGGAGCAGATGGTTACTTGTTAAAAGGATCTAGTAAAGAAGAGTTTATGAAAGCCTTACATATGATTGCTAGCGGTGGAAAATATTTTACAGGAGATATATCTTCCATAATAGTGAATAGTATGATGAACAATGGAGGACATCTGTCTCAAGCACAAGAAGTCCCAGAACCCACTTTTAAACTAACAAAACGTGAAAAACAAATTTTAGGTTTGGTGTTAGATGGGAAAAGTAATAAGGAAATAGCTGAAGATTTAGATGTTAGTAAGCGAACTGCCGAGGTTCATCGGTTCAATTTAATGAAAAAACTTGAAGTGAAAAATTTAATTGAATTAACTAAAGTAGCTTCTAAGTATAAGTTGGTGTAG